The following proteins are co-located in the Ailuropoda melanoleuca isolate Jingjing chromosome 13, ASM200744v2, whole genome shotgun sequence genome:
- the LOC117795431 gene encoding BAH and coiled-coil domain-containing protein 1-like: MRANLPEPEAGPRRLGLPCQGPAQLLPLPRQNALYQSCHEDENDVQTISHKCQVVGREQYEQMTRSRKCRDRRDLYYLAGTYDPTTGRLVAADGAPILC; this comes from the coding sequence ATGCGAGCCAACCTCCCAGAACCAGAGGCAGGTCCCAGACGGCTGGGGCTTCCCTGCCAAGGCCccgcccagctcctgcccctcccccgacagAACGCACTGTACCAGTCGTGCCACGAGGACGAGAACGACGTGCAGACCATCTCCCACAAGTGCCAGGTCGTGGGACGGGAGCAGTACGAGCAGATGACGCGGAGCCGGAAGTGCCGGGACCGGCGGGACCTCTACTACCTGGCGGGCACGTATGACCCCACCACGGGGCGCCTGGTGGCGGCCGACGGAGCGCCCATCCTGTGCTGA